CCGGCGGCAGATCGAGGCGGCGATCGGCGAGCGGCCGGTGCGGCTGGTCAAGATCACCACCGCGTACACCGGGCGCGACGTGCCGCTCGCGGAGTCGGCGCCGCGGCGCGACCTGGGCGACCTGCAGGTGGAGGAGGTCTTCCGTCAGGCCTACGCACGCCGCTACGAGGGCGACCCCAGCCCCGCGCTCCTCCGGGCCTTCCACGAGGTCGCGGCCTCCGCTGCGCGCGCGCTCGAGGAGGGCGAGGCGTGAGGATCCTGGCCATCCGCGGCGAGAACCTCGCCTCGCTCGAGGGCGCCTTCGAGATCTCGCTCGCCGAGGGCCCGCTCGCGCAGGCGGGGGTCTTCGCGATCTGCGGCGCCACGGGCGCGGGCAAGAGCACGCTCCTGGACGCGATGTGTCTGGCCCTCTTCGACACCGCGCCGCGCCTCAACGGGCGAGGGCGGAGCCGGGTGGGGCGCGAGGACGGCGATCAGCTCACCCTGACCGACCCGCGCTCGCTCCTGCGCAAGGGCGCCGGCGCGGGCCACGCCGAGGTCGAGTTCGAGGGCGCGGACGGCCGGGTCTACCGCGCGCGGTGGGAGGCGCGCCGCGCGCGCAAGCGGGCTGACGGCAACCTGCAGCCCAGCACCATGACGCTGCTGGACGTGGCGGCGGAGAAGCCGCTCGGCGACAAGAAGACCGAGGTGAAGCAGGCGGTCGAGCGGGCGCTCGGGCTGACCTTCGACCAGTTTCGGCGCTCCGTCCTGCTCGCGCAGGGCGACTTCGCCGCCTTCCTCGACGCCGATCCCAAGGAGCGCGCCGACCTGCTCGAGCGCATGACGGGTACGGAGATCTACGGCGTCATCAGCATGGAGGCGCACGCCCGCCTGTCGGAGGAGCGGCGCCGCCTCGAGGCGCTCGAGCAGCGGGTCGGCGAGGTGCGGCCGCTGGCCGAGACGGAGCGCGCCCAGCTCGAGGGGCAACGCGAGGGCCTGCTCCACCGCCGGGCCGAGGACCAGCTCTCGGCCGCGAACGCCGCGCACGCGGTGCGGTGGCACGCGGAGCTCGCCGGGCTGAAGCGCGAGGAGCGTGAGGCGCTCGACGCCCACCGCGCCGTCGAGCGGCAGCTCGCCCTGGCGGAGACCAAGCGCGCGGAGCTCGCCGCGGTGGAGGCGGCGCTCCCCCTCGCGCCCGTGGTCGACGCAGCGGACCGCGCCGCGCGGCTGCTGGCGCAGCGGGTGGAGCGCGAGACGCAATCGAAGGCGGCGCACGGAGAGAGCGCGCGCGCGGCGGCGGCGGCGGCCGCGGCGGCCAAGGCGGCCCGAGACGAGGCGAGCGCCCGGGAGTCGGCGCGCGAGGCCGCGCGCGAGTCGCTGGCCCGCGCGCGCTCGCTCGACGCGGAGCTCGCGCGTCAGACGGAGGCGTCTGCGGCGTCGGAGAAGCTGGCCGCGGCGGCCTCGGAGGCGCGCACCGCCGCGGTGGACAAACACGAGGCGCTCGTCCTGCAGGCGTCGGCGCACCGCGCGGCGGCGGACGCGGCCCGCGACGCGCTCGAACGGAGCGCGGCTCACGCGCTGCTCGCCCAGGGCTGGGACCGCTACGAGCCGGAGCTGCGACAGCTCGCGGAGGTCGCCGGCTCGCTGCGCGCGCTCTCGGACGACTGGCGCGCCGCGAAGTCGGCCCGCGCCTCGCGCGAGCTGGACGTGGCCGCGGCCGAGGGGCGGCTGCGTGGGCTCGCCGCGCGACGGCACGAGGCGCGCGCCGAGTGGGAGTCGCTGCAGGCGGAGGTCCGGGCCGAGCCCTCCGCGGCGCTCGTGGAGGTGCAAGCCGAGTGGAACCGTGAGCGCACCGCCCTCGAGACGCTGATCGGGGTGGCGACCCGGGCTCAGTCCGCGCACGACGAGGAGCTGCGCCAGAGGCGCCTCGCGGAGACAGCGCGGGAGCGCGCCGCCGCGGCCGAAGCGCAGGCGGCGCGGGCCGAGGTCACCAGGGCGACCGCGGAGGCGCGGCGCGTCGAGGCCGAGCGGTCGCGCGACGCCTTGCGGGCCGCGCTCGACCTTGGCGCCCGCCGAGGCGAGCTGCGCGACGGAGAGCCGTGTCCGCTCTGCGGCAGCGAGGCGCATCCGTGGGCGGAGCGCGACCCCGTCATCGACGCCCACCTCGCGGCCGAGGAGGAGCGCCTGGTCGCGCTGCGCGCGGAGCTCGCCGACGCCACCCGAGCGGTCGCCGAGCTCGGGTCCGCGGCGCGCGGTCACCGGACGAACGCCGAGGCGGCGGACGCGGAGGCGCGCCGCTGGGCGTCGAGCCTGGCGGCGCTCCGAGACGAGTATCGGCAGGCCGCCGAGGGCCTCGAGCGCGACGACGAGGCGTGGCCGGACGAGCTCCCCGAGACGCCCGTCGACCTCCCGGCGCCGGACTGGGGGCCGCTCTTCGAGCTCGCCAACGTCACCCCGACGGGCGGCGTTCTCCTCGCGGAGGGCGCCCGCGCGGCGCTCGAGGAGTCCAAGCGCGAGGCCGAGAAGAAGCTGCGCGAGCTCGAGGCCGAGGAGAAGAAGCGCCGCCGACGGGAGCGGCACGCGGAGGCGCTGCGCGCGAGCTTCGAGGAGGCGCGTGAGGCCGAGGACGCGGCGCGAAGGGAGCGCGAGGAGACGCTGACCCGGCTGCGCGAGGCCGCCGCGCGAGAGGACGAGCTCGCCCAGCGCCACGCCCACGCGACCGAGACGCGGGGCACCCTCGTGCGCGGGCTGCGCGCGCCCCTCGAGGCCTTCGGGGCCTGGGAGGGGCGGCTCTCGAGCGACGGGGAGGCGGGCCCGACCGAGACCGACGCAGAGACGTTCGTCGATACGCTCGTCGAGACGTTCGTGGAGACAGTGCGGGAGGCGGCCCTCGCGCGCCTCGCGCACGAGCGGGCGCTCGCGGACGCGCTCGAGGCCGAGCGAGCGCTCGGGCCGTCCCTCGTCGCGGCCCGCGAGCAGCGCACCGCGGCGGAGGCGCGCGCGGCCGAGCGAGGGCGCGAGGCGGAGGCCGCGCGGGCCGCGCTCCTCGCCCTGGGTGAGGCCCGCGCCGCGCTCTTCGACGGCCGCCCGGTGGCCGAGGTCGAGGCCGGGCTCACCGCCGCTTGGGAGGGCGCGCGCGCGCAGGCCGAGGCGTCGGCGGAGGCGGCGCAGCAGGCCGGCCGCGTCGACGCCGAGCGCCAGGCGCAGTCCGAGCAGGCCGCTTCGGCGCGCGCGGAGGCGGAGCTCGAGGCCAGCCAGACACGGGAGCGGCTCGCGACGGCGCTGGCGGAGGCGTCGCTCGACGAGGCCGGCGTGCGCGCTCGCCTCGCGCACGACCCACGTGAGGTGGACAGCTGGCGGCGGGAGCTGTCGACCCTGGACGCCTCGCGGGCGGAGCTGTCGGCGATCTGCGCCGAGCGCACGCGCAAGCGCCAGGAGCACGAGGAGCGCGAGCCGCCGCGGCTCGGAGCCGACGCCGCGCAGGAGGCGCTCGGGGCGGCGGAGCGGCGGCGCCGCGAGACCGAAGCGCTCCTCCAGGGGGTGCACCTCCGCCTGTCGCGCGACGACGAGGATCGGGAGAAGGCGGCCGCGCTCACGAAGGAGCTCGAAGCCCAGCGCGGCCAGATGGAGGTCTGGCAGACCCTGGCCGAGCTGATCGGCTCCGCGAGCGGCAACAAGCTCCGCGTGTTCGCCCAGAGCCTCACCCTCGAGCTGCTCCTGGACCACGCCAACCATCACCTCCGGGACCTCGCGCCGCGCTACAGCCTCTCCCGCGTCCCGGGGGAGGACCTCGCGCTGCAGGTCGTCGATCACGAGATGGGCGACGAGGTCCGCGCGGCGTCCAGCCTCTCGGGGGGGGAGTCGTTCCTGGTGGCGCTGGGGCTCGCGCTGGGCCTCGCGTCCTTGAGCGCGCGCAAGGCTTCGGTCGGCTCCCTCTTCATCGACGAGGGGTTCGGCGCGCTCGACCCGGCGAGCCTCGAGATGGTGCTCTCGAGCCTGGACGCCTTGCAGGCCACCGGTCGCCAGGTCGGCCTGATCTCCCACGTCCCGACCATCGCCGAGCGCTTCGACACGCGCGTCCAGGTCGTCGCCGCCGGCCCGGCGCGGAGCCGCGTCGAGGTCGTCGTCGGGTTCTGACGTCAGAGGTCACGAAGCGGCGCCGGCGACGAGGTGCCTCGAGGGTCGCGCCACCGGGCCGCCGATGGGCGCGCTCCAGCGTGGCTACGCGGCCATCGTCCGCACCTCGAGCGTCTCGAACGGCATGTTCACGCCCGCCTCGCGCAGCGCCTCGAAGACCCGCTCGCGAAGCTCGAAGCGCGCCTTCAGGTGGGTCGACTCGTCCCGGATCCACGCCCTGAGCTGCAGCGCGACGTTGTAGTCGTTGATCGCCGTCATCACCACGCTCGGTGGCGTCTCGTCGTGGAAGGGCTCGCCCTCGCAGAGTTCGAGCAGCACCTGTCGGATCCGTCCGAGATCCTCTTCCACCCCGACCGTGACGTCGATGTCGAGGCGCAGGTGGGGGAAGTTCGTGTACGAGGCCACCGTGGTGTTGACCACCGTCGTGTTGGGGATCGCGAGCATCTTGCCGTCCGGCGTCACGACGCGCGTCGACCGCATCGTGATCCGATCGACGCGTCCGTAGAGCCCCTCGATCTCGATGAGATCGCCGATGACGAACGGCCGGTCCCAGAGGATGAACAGCCCGCTGATGACGTTGCTCAGCGCGTCGCGCGCCGCGAAGCCGACGGTGAGCCCGACGACGCCGACGCTGCCCATGAGCGAGGCGGTGTCCACGCCGAGCTGGCTCAGGATGGCGATGACGCCGATCGTCAACAGCGTGTAGCGCAGCACCGCGCCGACAAACGTGGCCGCCGTGCGGTCGAGCCTGCCCTGGCGCACCGCGACGTCGATCGCGCGACGGATGGCCAGCGACACGACGATCAGGACCGCGACGATGCTGGCGATCGCCAGCCCCGGGCCCGCGAGGTGCGCGAGCCAGGGTGCGTCCGGGAACCACGACTGGAGGAGGTCTTCCATCGCGCCAGCGTCGGCGCGGGGCGGGCTGCGGTCGAGGAGAAAGAGCGGGCCGCATCAGCTCTCGCCGAAGACCTCGCGCTCACTCAGACCGAGCGCGGCGAGCTCGTCCGCGCGGCCCGGCGCGTCCCCCACGCAGAAGAACTCGTCGAGCTGGGGCGGGGCGGACTGGCTCGTCGGATCCGCGGCCGTCGTGTCGTCGCGCGCAACTCCGTCGCGCGCGGCCAGCGCCGAGATCAGCTGATGGGCCTGACCGCGGTGATGGATCTGGTGCTGGAACAGGTGGGCCAGGAGGCGCGTGACCGGGTCGCGAGACTCGCCGCCGCGCCGGCGAATGCGGACCAGCGTGTCCAGCGCGGACGGCGTCAGCCCGCTGCAGAGCTCCATCAGCCGCCGGTCGACCTCCTCCTGCGCTGCGCGCAGCGGGGCGAGCCCAGGATGCGGCACCTCGGGGTCGAAGAACGACGCGGGCCGCTCGTGCGGCGGCTCCCCGCGGAGCGCGCGCTCGAGCGCGTCCACATAGAACCAGTCGACGGTCAGGACGTGGTTCAGGGTGGCCGACAGCGAGCCGAAATAGGACGGGGTGGGTACCTCTAGCGCCTCCTCCCCCAGGCGCTCGACCGCGGCGAGGATGCGGCGGTTCGCCCACGCGGAGTTGACCGCCATCGTGAAGAAATGAGCGGAGAGGGGATCTCGTGGGCGTCGCATGGCGGGGTATACGCCGGTCGCGGGATCCGCGCTCTCGCGCCCGGCGCCCGACGCGTGCAACGCCTGACGATTCCGCGCCACAGTAGGGGCGATGCGAGCTGCCTGGTCCATCTGTGGCGTGATGCTCGCGCTCGCTCCCGCTTCGGGGCAGGCGCAGGGGGAGCCCGGCCTCGTCCTGATGGTGCCCGAGGAGGTCCGCGCGGAGTGGACGGCGGCCCTGCAGGTCGAGCTCGCCTCACGCGGCGCGACGGTGGAGCCGGCCGACCCGCCCACGGGGGCGACCGTGCTGCTCCGGGACGCGCACGCCCAGCAGGCGGCGCGGGAGCGGGGGGCGGCGGCGGCCGCCTGGGTGGAGGAGACCGAGCGCGGCTGGAACCTCCGGTTGATCGGCGTCCACGCCACGGAGGTGCGCGTGACGCCGGTGTCGTCGCGCGCCG
This region of Sandaracinaceae bacterium genomic DNA includes:
- a CDS encoding mechanosensitive ion channel family protein; the protein is MEDLLQSWFPDAPWLAHLAGPGLAIASIVAVLIVVSLAIRRAIDVAVRQGRLDRTAATFVGAVLRYTLLTIGVIAILSQLGVDTASLMGSVGVVGLTVGFAARDALSNVISGLFILWDRPFVIGDLIEIEGLYGRVDRITMRSTRVVTPDGKMLAIPNTTVVNTTVASYTNFPHLRLDIDVTVGVEEDLGRIRQVLLELCEGEPFHDETPPSVVMTAINDYNVALQLRAWIRDESTHLKARFELRERVFEALREAGVNMPFETLEVRTMAA
- a CDS encoding AAA family ATPase; translated protein: MRILAIRGENLASLEGAFEISLAEGPLAQAGVFAICGATGAGKSTLLDAMCLALFDTAPRLNGRGRSRVGREDGDQLTLTDPRSLLRKGAGAGHAEVEFEGADGRVYRARWEARRARKRADGNLQPSTMTLLDVAAEKPLGDKKTEVKQAVERALGLTFDQFRRSVLLAQGDFAAFLDADPKERADLLERMTGTEIYGVISMEAHARLSEERRRLEALEQRVGEVRPLAETERAQLEGQREGLLHRRAEDQLSAANAAHAVRWHAELAGLKREEREALDAHRAVERQLALAETKRAELAAVEAALPLAPVVDAADRAARLLAQRVERETQSKAAHGESARAAAAAAAAAKAARDEASARESAREAARESLARARSLDAELARQTEASAASEKLAAAASEARTAAVDKHEALVLQASAHRAAADAARDALERSAAHALLAQGWDRYEPELRQLAEVAGSLRALSDDWRAAKSARASRELDVAAAEGRLRGLAARRHEARAEWESLQAEVRAEPSAALVEVQAEWNRERTALETLIGVATRAQSAHDEELRQRRLAETARERAAAAEAQAARAEVTRATAEARRVEAERSRDALRAALDLGARRGELRDGEPCPLCGSEAHPWAERDPVIDAHLAAEEERLVALRAELADATRAVAELGSAARGHRTNAEAADAEARRWASSLAALRDEYRQAAEGLERDDEAWPDELPETPVDLPAPDWGPLFELANVTPTGGVLLAEGARAALEESKREAEKKLRELEAEEKKRRRRERHAEALRASFEEAREAEDAARREREETLTRLREAAAREDELAQRHAHATETRGTLVRGLRAPLEAFGAWEGRLSSDGEAGPTETDAETFVDTLVETFVETVREAALARLAHERALADALEAERALGPSLVAAREQRTAAEARAAERGREAEAARAALLALGEARAALFDGRPVAEVEAGLTAAWEGARAQAEASAEAAQQAGRVDAERQAQSEQAASARAEAELEASQTRERLATALAEASLDEAGVRARLAHDPREVDSWRRELSTLDASRAELSAICAERTRKRQEHEEREPPRLGADAAQEALGAAERRRRETEALLQGVHLRLSRDDEDREKAAALTKELEAQRGQMEVWQTLAELIGSASGNKLRVFAQSLTLELLLDHANHHLRDLAPRYSLSRVPGEDLALQVVDHEMGDEVRAASSLSGGESFLVALGLALGLASLSARKASVGSLFIDEGFGALDPASLEMVLSSLDALQATGRQVGLISHVPTIAERFDTRVQVVAAGPARSRVEVVVGF
- a CDS encoding DinB family protein → MRRPRDPLSAHFFTMAVNSAWANRRILAAVERLGEEALEVPTPSYFGSLSATLNHVLTVDWFYVDALERALRGEPPHERPASFFDPEVPHPGLAPLRAAQEEVDRRLMELCSGLTPSALDTLVRIRRRGGESRDPVTRLLAHLFQHQIHHRGQAHQLISALAARDGVARDDTTAADPTSQSAPPQLDEFFCVGDAPGRADELAALGLSEREVFGES